The DNA region TGGTGATTATTTTTTCGTGAATGATAAAtacatgtaaaataattatttttctttaaatattcattttatatcCAACGACCACTTAAGATTCACATTctaaatcacttgataaaaaatataagtcattattatttatatatgtcaatttttgttggtgtttgtaggatatatatttaaaataaagtgataaattttaaatgtgactaaattttaaataaaaaataaatctttaaatcaattcaaattatgAAAGATTAGTAAAAGCGTATCAGAATTTTACTATAGAATAAAAAACTCTTATGGtcgttataaaaaaattataatgtgcTGATTAATTATTGAACAAAGACAGactttaattatgttattatatattattagaatCATATGGTGACTTCACTAACGAGAGGccactatatatataaacataaaaataaggtATTACATAAGGCAAAGTATATTGGATAAGATTTTGTTCTGATTGTCATTTTCAATTTCTGAACCATTAACATCAAGAAGACAATTcgactcttattttttttctttaagtcgaaaaaatagatttatagaaaatatactaaaatggatattaaataaaaagtagttTCTATTAATTTGAAAGTAGTCCGGTTATTTACACATCAAATGTTATACATTATTTTTGTGCTTTTCTGCGATAAATAGTTACAtgtagtttattaaaaaaatcatatttacataatgtactatatatattttatagttttcaattaattaatatttaaaacatgaatttaaaacaaataattaatctaTTAATCAGGTTCAATTGTATTTTGATTCTTCTAATTTAGTTTATGCGCGCATTTGGTTTCTTACTTTTTCCAAATTAATTAagtctatttttaaataaataaatatgatcttgttatcaattttcttatatttaaaaccttctaattctcttttttttattcaaaatgatcataaattgaatagtttaaattgtttttaacatTCTTTACTTAAAATTAACTAGCAACAACTAAAACATTTAATTTcgctaaaaaaaacttatttcaaatttatgacgtagaaacttttaaaattattaattccaTATCtcaaattcattataaattccaaatatttaaatacttGAAAATcgacaacaaaattaaatttacttaaCTTTGAAATAAAgaacttaattaattacttgGAAAAACTTgggaaataaaaaacatataaattccaaactaattaaaaggataaaaaacatAGCCAAACCTAATTAATTTAGGAATTTCAACTAgttttagtaaaagaaaaactaaaatggtGTATGCCATGCacaaaacattttaataatggaaatacttaaaaatatcaataattgttacaaaagaaaattgaatataaaCTAGTTCAGTATATACTTTTTCCAACCTGATGGGCGAAATTATTCTCATGAATTATCACGTGTTCAGCAAAACAGTTTGGTAGCAGAAACAGGGTAAACCAATATTTTTGGTCTCTAAAACATTGAGATTAATTAGTTGCATTCTTGAAAGATGTTCTTGTGTTTGTAAAGGATAAATAACAacatttatcaatttaattatgtttagaGTCTGAAtcgatattaaaaataaaattaaataatcaacCTTTTAATCTTTCAGAGacaaaatgatgttaacatttattaatattttttaagaattaatataGTCAATACTAAAAATTTAAGCACAAAAGTATTATTTTCCTCGTTGGAAAAGGTTAAGAATATTACTAACGTATACTGTTGTCAAAAGACTGAAAACATTAGCTTCTGGTCATACTCACATAGTCATACCTGCTAACTCgtttaaatatatacatattttgtttgATTCTCCAATAAGTCCTTTgactaaaaaaattcttaacctCAAAATTAGTTCATACAAAAGGCACTTAATCGATTTCAAACTATATAATTTcctgttattttaaaattaaaatttattttgtttgtaatttttaacaaaaaataacatttcaatataaatttaatgaatttaatttaaatacgctatcctaattaattataacaatataatatatatatatatatatatataataatcatgcaagaaaattaaacttatacatacataatataaattgatttaaatataaaGCTCTATCAAACTTTGGAATTTAAAGTTAACtttattcaaataatttcacTCAACTTTTAATTAAGCCAAACTTCTTTGAGCACATAGATCATATAATATAAAAGGATTATTCTAActtaatgattttaaatttgagtttcaaaatatatagttatatagAGTTATCGTTTATAATGATATattcaactaaaataaataaatttccttcaaaatatatataacttttcaaaagaagaaaaaaaagaaacatttttttaaaaggaaaaaaagttaaaccGTACGAGCAGGTACATTTTTTAGTTTGGAGACAGAAGCGAAAACCGAAAAGCCAAAAGCAGCCACATTTCATCGTGGGGTCCATTTGACCACAACTTTTCCACGTAAGaacatggaaagaaagaaacacaaacacaaacacacatacACCTCCTTACGTAGAATAAATTAGGTTTGACTCTTTCTCACGTAACCATCATCTTTCACCACCCAACTCTTATATATCATTCAACTCCTTCaaccccctctctctctctatctttctatcaattttttttctaaactcaTAATCTcatattcataaattaataacaaaccTTACTTGTCTCtccctcctctctctctctctctttccctctATTTTGCATAACCACACTCAAGCAAGCCTTTTGCAAAATGGGAAACTGCTTGAAGAACCAATCACCCACAAAGTACGATGGTGGTAGCGACGATGACAACGACGATTGGGATTTTCTGACAGGTGAGGAGGGGTCTTTTGTCACCACCAAGGCCGCCACCGCTGCCAAAACGGTGACGGAGGTGAAGATCAAGATCACGAAGAAGCAGCTAGAGGAGTTGTTGAGCAAAGTGGACGTGAGGGAGTTGAGGGTGGAGCAGGTTTTGTCCCAGTTGATGAACCATAGTAGTGGAGGGTTCCAATCACTTCAAAGACCATGGAGGCCTGCACTTCAGAGCATCCCTGAGGTCAATTGAACTAGCTAGCTAGCTTGcttcttctatatatatatatatatatatatatatgcacatatATATGCAGCTTAATTAGGTTGTGTTAGTGGTTATTGAGTGCATGATGGAGTTGATGATGATGAAAAAGAGAATTGGCCTACTTGGTCAATCCTGATTCTTGCTTTCATGCAAGAGGGTTTGTGATTCTAGGTTGGGATTTTGAGGGTTAATTGtatgtttattgtattttgtaaacAAGGGTGCATGCAGTTTTTGTTCTTTGTACATACAAAACAAGGGAGTACCCTTTGTGCTACTTTGAGGCTTATTGttggttaattaattttcttcctctcttccctttttcttttatttttcttccttttttaattacatattcTCATTTTGGAGTTCTCGGATGtcaattctaaaaaaaagtttcttGGATGTCAAATTGTGTGAGGAAATGGACCTGTGAACGTTAAAAaccaacaattttattttgaacaaAACTTAGACACAACAATGTTGTTTGTACCTTTTCAAATTAGAATGGAAATCTCTTCAATTCATtaatttgcataattatttaattttttttatggtgaCTGATGTGCTGCATATGCTCCTCCTTGTGGTGGCCAGGGTGTGGCAAAGCTACCAATATTTCATCATCAGGTTGAATGGCATATGGATATGGACCCCCTTTGGGATCTGCTTTGACTATTTTGCATTAAAAATCTAAAAGCATTTAGAATTTTTAACTGATTTGGAGTTAATTATTCCCTAGCTAATTGCGCGTTTCTTGTCGAAATGTTGGATTACCAATACCCATCTAGCTAGATTGATGGATTTGATAAAGGCATAAAGCAAATTTACTTTAGTAACCTTTCTTTAATAATTAGCTGTAAAGTTTGTGAACTGCCATGCTCTTTAGAGATTCTCCAATCTAtgggaaaagaagaaggaagataaaaataatacacaTGCTTTTGTTATTGTAATTGACTTGACCATGCATGCTTACCAAATTCGATTTTGGTTCCTAATAAATCTTGAtactcatttttaatttagactTCCAACTAAGCTCTGTTATACATTTTTGTATAAACACTTATACAAGAGGATTGCAGTCATGGATCGAATTACGTGGCAGGGGTGTCATATTTTGTTGCTTATGCTTATGGGCAAATTAGCTATGCTGTATTGCTCTTGGCTTGGTATGATCATGTGGTTATCCAACgcctctatttttttaataaattttttgtccttttaagaaaaaacttacaaaacaaaagaagaaaaataaaataaaataaaaattattctataaattaaaattaatctataCATAGGTTAAATTTAGcatataaaatatactttttttgtaAGTATAGAAAAATTCGTCCGATGAGAGGGCCTTACTCCTTGATACTTGATCATATAATTGTTTGAGCCTGCTGTTAGTCGTacataatatcattttttaattgattgatgaCAATGAGTATTTATGCCTATTAAACtaattatatcaaattaaatcctgttttgttttaatgaaatcCTTCCAAGTTCCAACTATCCTTTTGTAACATGACGTATCGTTTGTATGTTTCAAATGCTAGCTGTCTCATGATCAGGTGGTTTAGGTGGTCATAATTGATTTTCGGATTTCAACCTTgtgtatagaaaaaaaaatctgtagTTTATTAGTTTGTGTgtgtatagaaaaaaaatctccTGATCGAGAGGGAATTAGTCTTGCAATATTGTAAATGTTTCTAATTCAAACGGATCTATATCAACTCATCAATGAAAAAAATCTGTAGTTTAGACaaaaaatgcaagctatctctATCTTAACTtatcaatgaaaataataataagatgccattaatataaaattcctTTCAAACATACCGTCACTCGTATTTCTGAATATACATGTATTATTATGTTTGAACTGGTTAAACATTCCACAACATTTtgaatagtatatatatatataaaagtaagagAAATAGTAAGATATAAGATGTAGCTTGAGACGCGTgataacactttttttaagGATTTATTAACCTGGTAGatgtaattttgaaattataacaTTCCTCAGAATATGATATATAAGTTATTCTGGACGAATCTAAATGACAAAACATCAAagctataaattaattaattcgttAACACTGGTCAGATATATATGACtcgagagaaagagaaagaagtgtAAGC from Glycine soja cultivar W05 chromosome 8, ASM419377v2, whole genome shotgun sequence includes:
- the LOC114424391 gene encoding uncharacterized protein LOC114424391 → MGNCLKNQSPTKYDGGSDDDNDDWDFLTGEEGSFVTTKAATAAKTVTEVKIKITKKQLEELLSKVDVRELRVEQVLSQLMNHSSGGFQSLQRPWRPALQSIPEVN